A section of the Clostridium sp. TW13 genome encodes:
- a CDS encoding GNAT family N-acetyltransferase, with translation MCEKVPKQFICLEEFISEKEYKQINELQDLCNINDKTNIKLELDRRVNMNRSSETRLNEINEFFYYVDEVLVAYIQISSLGNNIGEINGLIHPHWRNKGLFSRLLGFAAEECRNRKFTKLVLLSEAQSSYGVDFINIVGRKFAFLEYRMKLVKKVTFQHSGISLRKAEEFDLQEIQRQNILFFYDEYINNSFLQQEQEKQNTYMIELREQVIGKISIDYSDNSAYIFGVVILPNFRRKGYAKAALSKAIDLIKEKNINNIELDVECNNISALNLYKACGFEEKSVLLTKFPEKI, from the coding sequence ATGTGTGAAAAAGTACCAAAACAATTTATATGCTTGGAAGAATTTATATCAGAAAAAGAATATAAGCAAATAAATGAACTTCAAGATTTATGCAATATTAATGACAAAACAAATATCAAATTAGAATTAGACCGTAGAGTAAATATGAATAGAAGTTCTGAAACAAGGTTAAATGAAATAAATGAATTTTTTTATTATGTAGATGAGGTGTTAGTAGCATATATTCAAATATCAAGTTTAGGAAATAACATAGGTGAAATTAATGGATTGATCCATCCTCATTGGAGGAACAAAGGGTTGTTTAGCAGGCTCCTCGGATTTGCGGCTGAAGAATGTAGAAACAGAAAATTCACTAAACTAGTATTATTATCAGAAGCTCAATCAAGTTACGGAGTTGATTTTATTAATATAGTTGGGAGAAAATTTGCTTTTTTAGAATATAGAATGAAACTAGTTAAAAAAGTTACTTTTCAGCATAGTGGTATAAGCTTAAGAAAGGCAGAAGAGTTTGATTTACAGGAAATACAAAGACAAAACATACTGTTTTTTTATGATGAATATATCAATAATAGTTTTTTACAACAAGAGCAAGAGAAACAAAATACGTATATGATTGAGTTAAGAGAACAGGTTATAGGAAAAATAAGCATAGATTATAGTGATAATTCAGCATATATTTTTGGAGTTGTAATATTGCCTAACTTTAGAAGAAAGGGTTATGCAAAAGCTGCACTAAGTAAAGCTATAGATTTAATTAAGGAAAAAAATATAAATAATATAGAATTGGATGTAGAATGCAATAATATTAGTGCATTAAATTTATATAAAGCTTGTGGGTTTGAAGAAAAGTCTGTTTTGTTGACAAAGTTTCCTGAGAAAATATAG
- a CDS encoding MFS transporter, protein MNISTKNKFNNPFISLKHKNFRYYWIGMCISVIGTWMQNIAQPWLAYTLTNSPFLLSLIGIVQYTPMLIFSLFAGVIVDKFPKKKILILTQSASLIITLILAILVWTGKVHYWHILILSTVLGIVNTIDMPSRQSIIVELVGKEDLMNGIALNSMAFNLARIVGPSIAGLVMGYVGIAACFFINAASFGAVLISLFFIKIEPSKVVETKNKKNTKLIGEIKDGLKYIYHKPVLLYTILIMAVVGTFVPNFNVLVPVFAKEVLKQGETGFGILMSFMGLGSFIGAMFIAMLSKNGPKKVFIYVVPLIVGGFLMLTGYTSIFLVTGIFLALTGFFFIAFTSSANSTLQLNSSNEYRGRVMSVYTLVFAGSTPVGNFYAGVITQHFNARIGFAACGIIVIVLIIPLLVYRMLKTR, encoded by the coding sequence ATGAATATTTCGACTAAAAATAAATTTAATAATCCTTTTATTTCATTAAAACATAAAAACTTTAGGTATTATTGGATTGGAATGTGTATTTCAGTAATAGGAACTTGGATGCAGAACATTGCTCAGCCTTGGTTAGCTTACACATTAACTAATTCACCATTTTTATTAAGTTTAATTGGTATAGTTCAATATACTCCTATGCTAATATTTTCATTATTTGCAGGGGTTATTGTTGATAAGTTCCCAAAAAAGAAAATTCTAATATTAACTCAATCAGCTTCGCTTATAATTACATTAATACTTGCTATTTTGGTTTGGACAGGTAAGGTTCATTACTGGCATATACTAATATTGTCTACAGTTCTTGGTATTGTTAATACAATTGATATGCCTTCACGCCAGTCAATTATAGTAGAGCTTGTGGGAAAGGAAGACCTAATGAATGGAATTGCCTTAAATTCTATGGCATTTAATTTAGCTAGAATTGTAGGACCATCTATAGCAGGGTTAGTTATGGGATATGTAGGAATTGCAGCTTGCTTCTTCATAAATGCAGCCAGCTTTGGAGCAGTTCTTATAAGTTTGTTTTTTATTAAGATAGAACCATCAAAAGTTGTGGAAACAAAAAATAAGAAAAATACAAAGTTGATAGGAGAAATAAAGGATGGACTTAAGTATATTTATCATAAGCCAGTTCTTCTATATACAATATTAATAATGGCGGTAGTTGGTACATTTGTTCCTAATTTTAATGTTCTAGTGCCTGTTTTTGCAAAAGAAGTATTGAAACAAGGTGAAACTGGTTTTGGTATTCTTATGTCTTTTATGGGGTTAGGGTCATTTATAGGTGCTATGTTTATTGCTATGTTAAGCAAGAATGGTCCTAAAAAGGTTTTTATTTATGTTGTGCCTCTGATTGTAGGAGGATTTTTAATGCTTACAGGGTATACTAGCATCTTTTTAGTAACAGGAATATTTCTTGCACTTACAGGTTTCTTTTTTATCGCTTTTACATCAAGTGCAAATTCAACATTGCAGCTTAATTCAAGTAATGAATATAGGGGCAGGGTTATGAGTGTCTATACCTTAGTTTTTGCAGGATCTACACCAGTAGGTAACTTTTATGCTGGAGTAATTACTCAACATTTTAATGCAAGAATAGGTTTTGCCGCTTGTGGTATTATTGTTATTGTTCTTATTATCCCATTGCTCGTATATAGGATGTTGAAAACTAGGTAG
- a CDS encoding acyl-CoA reductase → MRIEYTCGNTALAKKINDMDLELVCSEESQIVNEIERLKKNKDKVHSIPVEKTLELLDKCGRMWLNREYSKKHIEVLSHILNQSQELVTYELENSMQMLLKENLQAVIREELGHIDILDNWVGTSYGKVHRQPRGVMFHNVSGNAFVVIPTSISMGLLSKNCNLVKVSGDEPYFAYAFYKSLIEIDPTIEERLSVVYFNSECSNIYETIVRETDCVIHWGGEHSGRIMAELCAKYNSHLVMHGAKISFEVIDKVENINNVAKGVARDMVCWEQKACLSPRIVFVNKELDIKLLAESIAESLNELAERFPKAYLNPWSSMKAIQDRQYCLLKYGIKKERNAKLYGSYNADYTIILSDGMPDKEDIDRCFNRFIFICPYDNTDEVHEYVENNLKAYLQTMGYSGADEEFVEKMTLLGVSIVTKPGEMPLHYPGTSHDGLHNLNEMTIVVSAQI, encoded by the coding sequence ATGAGAATTGAATATACCTGTGGAAATACCGCTTTAGCAAAGAAAATAAATGATATGGATTTAGAGTTGGTTTGTTCAGAAGAAAGTCAAATAGTCAATGAGATAGAACGGCTAAAAAAAAATAAAGATAAAGTTCACAGTATACCAGTTGAAAAAACTCTAGAGCTTTTAGATAAATGTGGCAGGATGTGGTTAAATAGAGAATACTCAAAAAAGCATATTGAGGTTTTGTCTCATATATTAAATCAAAGCCAAGAACTTGTGACTTATGAACTTGAAAATTCAATGCAAATGTTATTAAAAGAGAACTTACAGGCAGTAATTAGAGAAGAACTTGGTCATATTGATATACTGGATAATTGGGTTGGAACAAGCTATGGTAAGGTTCATAGACAACCTAGAGGAGTTATGTTTCATAATGTTTCTGGAAATGCTTTTGTAGTAATTCCAACGAGTATATCTATGGGACTGTTATCTAAAAATTGTAACTTAGTAAAAGTATCTGGAGACGAGCCATATTTTGCCTATGCTTTTTATAAAAGTTTGATTGAGATTGATCCAACAATAGAGGAAAGACTATCAGTAGTATATTTTAATAGTGAGTGTTCAAATATATATGAAACTATTGTAAGGGAAACTGATTGTGTTATACATTGGGGAGGAGAGCATTCAGGAAGAATAATGGCAGAACTATGTGCAAAGTATAATTCTCATTTAGTTATGCATGGTGCCAAAATTAGCTTTGAAGTTATAGACAAGGTAGAAAATATAAATAATGTTGCTAAAGGTGTTGCACGAGACATGGTATGTTGGGAGCAGAAGGCGTGCTTATCACCTAGAATAGTGTTTGTAAACAAAGAGTTGGACATTAAATTATTAGCTGAAAGCATAGCAGAAAGCCTGAATGAACTTGCAGAAAGATTTCCAAAAGCATATTTAAATCCATGGAGTTCTATGAAAGCAATACAGGATAGGCAATATTGCTTGCTAAAGTATGGAATAAAAAAGGAGAGAAATGCAAAGCTATACGGCTCTTACAATGCAGACTATACTATAATTTTAAGTGATGGGATGCCAGACAAGGAGGATATAGATAGATGTTTTAATAGATTTATTTTTATTTGTCCTTATGACAATACAGATGAAGTGCATGAATATGTTGAAAATAATTTAAAAGCATATTTACAAACTATGGGGTATAGTGGTGCTGATGAAGAGTTTGTTGAGAAGATGACATTGCTTGGTGTAAGCATAGTAACAAAGCCAGGTGAAATGCCATTGCATTATCCAGGTACATCTCATGATGGTCTTCATAATTTAAATGAGATGACAATTGTAGTTAGTGCTCAAATTTAG
- a CDS encoding methyl-accepting chemotaxis protein, which translates to MNNLKVRLKLRIFSIMALSLIVLISIVGYYYLDKSNKDITAMYKRNLLGVELLNDNRNQSRAIEADLYYILLHPEDKSKQDEKVKDIETRQNSFKNNLEKYKQSNLDKYEQDRLTIIESNFEKFLQGKDAAINYAMKGNTAKALEEFNAVETNKDEFQTSLKEIALYVANLSDKLNGQNNINFHNSQMIFLAIFIFAVIIGTVYTVALAKSLAIPLTLAVEHLKKVATGDFTNKAPDKALKRRDEIGAMTQAIDLMQNSLKQLIGNVKQESDSIETVVNNISKHMYNLNINIEEVASTAEELSAGTEQTAAATQEMNASADEIEIAVTSIAKKAQEGAIQASHINERALETKASVTQSQKRTLEVFTETKNNLEVALENSKVVEQINVLSESIMDISEQTNLLALNAAIEAARAGESGKGFAVVADEIKNLAEQSQNTIAEIQNITEKVVSSVNDLSSSSNELLNFVSKDVINDYDSMLTVADEYSKDAEFVNNLVLDFSSTSEELLASLQEVTNTIQQVSMSTNEGAEGTTNIASKIVDITEKSNIIIEEVTKSKESADQLNQEVSKFKI; encoded by the coding sequence ATGAATAACTTAAAAGTACGACTGAAACTAAGAATTTTTTCTATAATGGCATTATCATTAATTGTTCTAATAAGTATAGTAGGCTATTATTACCTTGATAAATCAAACAAGGACATAACAGCAATGTATAAAAGAAATTTACTTGGTGTTGAATTACTAAATGATAACAGAAACCAATCTAGAGCTATTGAGGCAGATCTATACTACATACTTTTACATCCAGAAGATAAAAGTAAGCAAGACGAAAAAGTAAAAGATATTGAAACTAGACAAAATTCATTTAAAAATAATCTCGAAAAGTATAAGCAATCTAATCTTGATAAATATGAACAAGATAGGTTAACAATTATTGAAAGTAATTTTGAAAAGTTTCTACAAGGAAAAGATGCTGCAATAAACTATGCTATGAAAGGAAATACAGCAAAAGCCTTAGAAGAATTTAATGCGGTTGAAACAAATAAAGATGAATTTCAAACAAGCTTAAAGGAAATTGCTTTATATGTTGCTAATTTATCAGATAAACTAAATGGGCAAAATAATATCAACTTTCATAATTCTCAAATGATATTTTTAGCAATATTTATATTTGCGGTAATTATTGGTACAGTGTATACAGTAGCACTGGCAAAATCTCTGGCTATACCATTAACCTTAGCAGTAGAACATTTGAAAAAAGTTGCTACCGGTGACTTTACAAACAAAGCTCCTGATAAAGCTTTGAAAAGAAGAGATGAAATAGGAGCAATGACTCAAGCTATAGATTTAATGCAAAATTCCTTAAAGCAGCTTATTGGAAATGTAAAACAAGAATCTGATTCCATAGAAACAGTTGTAAATAATATTTCAAAACATATGTATAACTTAAATATTAATATTGAGGAAGTAGCCTCAACTGCAGAAGAATTATCCGCAGGAACTGAACAAACTGCTGCTGCAACGCAAGAAATGAATGCTTCTGCTGATGAAATTGAAATTGCTGTTACTTCAATTGCAAAAAAAGCTCAAGAAGGAGCTATCCAAGCTTCTCATATAAATGAAAGAGCATTAGAAACTAAGGCTTCAGTAACGCAATCTCAAAAAAGAACTTTAGAAGTATTTACAGAAACTAAAAATAATTTAGAAGTGGCACTAGAAAATTCAAAAGTTGTAGAACAAATCAATGTATTATCTGAATCAATAATGGATATATCAGAACAAACTAACCTTTTAGCATTAAATGCTGCTATTGAAGCAGCAAGAGCTGGCGAATCTGGTAAAGGCTTTGCTGTAGTTGCAGATGAAATAAAAAATCTAGCAGAACAATCTCAAAATACAATAGCAGAAATTCAAAATATAACTGAAAAAGTTGTATCATCAGTGAATGATTTATCTTCTAGTTCAAATGAACTTTTGAATTTTGTATCTAAAGATGTAATAAATGACTACGATTCAATGCTAACTGTAGCTGATGAATATAGCAAAGATGCAGAGTTTGTAAACAATCTTGTGTTAGATTTCAGTTCTACTTCAGAAGAACTATTAGCCTCACTTCAAGAAGTAACAAATACAATTCAACAAGTATCTATGTCCACTAACGAAGGAGCAGAAGGTACTACAAATATTGCTTCAAAAATTGTAGACATCACAGAAAAATCTAATATCATCATTGAGGAAGTTACTAAATCAAAAGAAAGTGCAGATCAACTAAATCAAGAAGTAAGTAAATTTAAAATTTAA
- the serS gene encoding serine--tRNA ligase, translating into MLDLKFVRENPEIVKQNIKNKFQDKKLGLVDEVIALDAELRTAKQEAETLRANRNKISKQIGALMGQGKKDEAEEIKKQVTADSDRLAELEVKEAELEKKVKDIMMVIPNIIDPSVPIGKDDSENVELERFGEPVVPEFEIPYHAEIMEKLNGLDLDSARKVAGNGFYYLMGNVARLHSAIISYARDFMIDRGFTYCIPPFMIRSEVVTGVMSFAEMDAMMYKIEGEDLYLIGTSEHSMIGKFIDTILPETSLPQTLTSYSPCFRKEKGAHGIEERGVYRIHQFEKQEMIVVCKPEESMEWYDKLWRNTVDLFRSLDIPVRTLECCSGDLADLKVKSVDVEAWSPRQKKYFEVGSCSNLGDAQARRLKIRVDGDNGKYFAHTLNNTVVAPPRMLIAFLENNLNEDGSINIPVALQPYMGGMTVIK; encoded by the coding sequence ATGTTAGATTTAAAATTTGTAAGAGAAAATCCTGAGATTGTTAAGCAAAATATAAAGAATAAGTTTCAGGATAAAAAATTAGGTTTAGTAGATGAAGTGATTGCTTTAGATGCTGAACTTAGAACTGCTAAGCAAGAGGCAGAAACTTTAAGAGCTAATAGAAATAAGATTTCAAAGCAAATTGGTGCTTTAATGGGGCAAGGAAAGAAAGACGAAGCAGAAGAAATAAAGAAACAAGTTACTGCTGATTCTGATCGTTTAGCTGAGTTAGAAGTAAAAGAAGCTGAATTAGAGAAAAAAGTTAAGGATATTATGATGGTTATTCCAAACATAATTGATCCAAGTGTTCCTATAGGTAAAGATGATAGTGAAAATGTTGAACTAGAGCGTTTTGGAGAACCAGTTGTTCCAGAATTTGAAATTCCATATCATGCTGAAATTATGGAAAAATTAAATGGACTTGATTTAGATAGTGCTAGAAAGGTTGCAGGTAATGGATTCTATTACTTAATGGGAAATGTAGCAAGACTTCATTCAGCAATAATTTCTTATGCAAGAGATTTCATGATAGATCGTGGTTTTACATATTGTATACCACCATTTATGATTCGTAGTGAAGTTGTAACTGGTGTTATGAGCTTTGCCGAAATGGATGCTATGATGTATAAGATTGAGGGAGAGGATTTGTACTTAATTGGTACAAGTGAACATTCAATGATTGGTAAGTTTATTGATACAATATTACCAGAAACTTCATTGCCTCAAACTTTAACAAGTTACTCACCTTGTTTCAGAAAAGAAAAGGGAGCTCATGGTATAGAAGAAAGAGGAGTATATAGAATTCATCAATTTGAAAAACAAGAAATGATAGTTGTATGTAAACCAGAAGAAAGCATGGAATGGTATGATAAGCTATGGAGAAACACAGTGGATTTATTCCGTTCTTTAGATATACCAGTAAGAACTTTAGAGTGTTGTTCTGGTGACTTAGCAGACTTAAAAGTTAAATCAGTAGATGTAGAAGCTTGGTCTCCTAGACAAAAGAAGTACTTTGAAGTAGGAAGTTGCTCAAACTTAGGTGATGCACAAGCTAGACGTCTAAAGATTCGTGTAGATGGTGATAATGGCAAATACTTTGCACATACATTAAACAATACTGTAGTTGCTCCTCCAAGAATGCTAATTGCATTTTTAGAAAACAACTTAAATGAAGATGGATCTATAAATATTCCAGTTGCATTACAACCTTATATGGGTGGAATGACTGTAATTAAATAA
- a CDS encoding acyl-protein synthetase produces the protein MQNFFQDLKDNLVNQYYECPAYKLICDNQGFNPSINLNSEKDIEQVPFVTTTLFKKSAEIFTDLLRVPLDKIDKWTMSSSTSGDPSIVGRSATDLVQIKKFMDKNVSEYDCVFYPEPEVMKRLRSQMVHGKPTESYIGNILDMYEFNDNAVFLLEADGEELNINLDAFETFLREHNNLEHHVSIKGSTILLYNTINLLKEKIRPVNLGKNTIVQTGGGGWDGKKGSLSVGTTLKRQDFVEEISSFLGIPEENFIDSYSFTENSFPISGHYSKEYKDYLFHIPEYGKVIIRDIKTLKSLYNPGDRGFIQMLNAYGTSAFAGASILVDDIGEIVSMDKCPDCGQRVMTIKLIGRVKGAEAKGCGATLNVKEEK, from the coding sequence ATGCAAAATTTCTTTCAAGATCTCAAGGACAACTTAGTTAATCAATACTATGAATGTCCGGCATATAAACTTATATGTGATAATCAAGGATTTAACCCTAGCATTAATCTAAACTCTGAAAAGGATATTGAACAAGTACCATTTGTTACAACTACATTATTTAAGAAATCTGCTGAAATATTTACAGACTTATTAAGAGTTCCGCTAGACAAAATTGATAAGTGGACAATGTCTAGTAGTACTAGTGGGGATCCAAGCATAGTGGGAAGAAGTGCAACTGATCTTGTGCAGATAAAGAAGTTTATGGATAAGAACGTTAGTGAATACGATTGTGTTTTTTATCCAGAACCTGAAGTTATGAAAAGACTTAGAAGTCAGATGGTGCATGGAAAACCTACAGAATCATACATTGGCAACATATTGGATATGTATGAATTTAATGATAATGCAGTATTTCTTTTAGAAGCAGATGGCGAGGAATTAAACATTAACTTAGATGCTTTTGAAACATTTTTGAGGGAACATAATAATTTAGAACATCATGTTTCTATAAAAGGTTCTACTATTTTACTGTATAATACAATAAATTTGTTAAAGGAAAAAATACGACCAGTGAATCTTGGAAAGAATACAATAGTTCAAACAGGAGGAGGAGGTTGGGATGGAAAAAAGGGTTCTTTAAGTGTTGGAACAACTTTAAAAAGACAAGATTTTGTAGAAGAAATATCTAGCTTTCTTGGTATACCAGAAGAGAATTTCATAGACTCATACTCATTTACAGAAAACTCTTTTCCAATATCAGGTCACTATTCTAAGGAATACAAGGACTATCTTTTCCATATTCCTGAGTACGGCAAGGTAATTATAAGGGATATTAAGACTTTAAAGTCACTTTATAATCCAGGTGATAGAGGATTCATACAAATGTTAAATGCATATGGAACTTCTGCGTTTGCCGGAGCATCTATATTAGTTGATGATATTGGAGAAATAGTTTCTATGGATAAATGTCCTGATTGTGGACAAAGAGTCATGACTATAAAACTAATAGGAAGAGTTAAAGGTGCAGAAGCAAAGGGATGTGGAGCAACTCTTAATGTAAAGGAGGAGAAGTAA